The Pseudomonadota bacterium genome has a window encoding:
- a CDS encoding SMR family transporter produces the protein LMIVSLIVMPVILLFVMASHDLELMASLHTAAEHFHKGYLYDSVTGGETGAAALLLIVSGMSWALGYTGQPQLLTRLMLVRSRADYDRGKWVAGAWTLLAYAGAILIGFIGIAFVQGGLVEPDAVARLSDTEHKGFELIFPVLVSAFMLPVLAGIMLSGAISAMMSTASAEIILCSSTITEDVHGSFAKTRMEGKRALWFNRIVTLAVGLAAFLLALTVQDSVFGLVSYAWSGIGSSFGPALLLILFWKRVSRAGVIASLVSGTVGTILWKSMLQESTGVSERLTSFVFAFAMAVLFSLILPEKKRPD, from the coding sequence CCTCATGATCGTGTCGCTCATCGTCATGCCGGTCATCCTGCTCTTCGTCATGGCGTCGCACGACCTCGAGCTGATGGCGTCGCTGCACACCGCCGCGGAGCACTTCCACAAGGGCTACCTGTACGACTCGGTCACGGGCGGCGAGACCGGCGCCGCCGCGCTCCTCCTGATCGTCAGCGGCATGAGCTGGGCGCTCGGCTACACGGGGCAGCCGCAGCTCCTCACGCGGCTCATGCTCGTGCGCAGCCGCGCGGACTACGACCGGGGCAAGTGGGTGGCCGGCGCCTGGACGCTGCTCGCCTACGCGGGCGCGATCCTGATAGGCTTCATCGGCATCGCGTTCGTGCAGGGGGGGCTCGTCGAGCCCGACGCGGTCGCGCGCCTCTCGGACACGGAGCACAAGGGGTTCGAGCTGATCTTCCCGGTGCTCGTCAGCGCCTTCATGCTCCCGGTGCTCGCCGGGATCATGCTGAGCGGCGCGATCTCGGCCATGATGTCCACCGCCTCGGCGGAGATCATCCTCTGCTCGTCGACCATCACCGAGGACGTCCACGGGAGCTTCGCGAAGACGCGGATGGAGGGGAAGCGCGCCCTCTGGTTCAACCGGATCGTCACCCTCGCCGTGGGGCTCGCCGCCTTCCTGCTCGCGCTCACCGTGCAGGACTCGGTGTTCGGCCTCGTGTCCTACGCCTGGTCGGGCATCGGCTCGTCGTTCGGCCCGGCGCTGCTGCTCATCCTCTTCTGGAAGCGCGTGTCGCGCGCCGGCGTGATCGCGTCGCTCGTCTCGGGCACGGTGGGCACGATCCTGTGGAAGAGCATGCTCCAGGAGAGCACGGGAGTCTCGGAGCGGCTCACGAGCTTCGTCTTCGCGTTCGCGATGGCCGTGCTGTTCTCGCTGATCCTGCCGGAGAAGAAGCGGCCCGACTAG